From Camelus bactrianus isolate YW-2024 breed Bactrian camel chromosome 16, ASM4877302v1, whole genome shotgun sequence, the proteins below share one genomic window:
- the NPTX1 gene encoding neuronal pentraxin-1 — protein sequence MPAGRAARTCALLALCVLGSGAQDFGPTRFICTSVPVDADMCAASVAAGGAEELRSNVLQLRETVLQQKETILSQKETIRELTTKLGRCESQSTLDASAGEARTGGGRKQPGSGKNTNTMGDLSRTPAAETLSQLGQTLQSLKTRLENLEQYSRLNSSSQTNSLKDLLQSKIDDLERQVLSRVNTLEEGKGGSKNDTEERVKIENALTSLHQRISELEKGQKDSRPGDKFQLTFPLRTNYMYAKVKKSLPEMYAFTVCMWLKSSAAPGVGTPFSYAVPGQANELVLIEWGNNPMEILINDKVAKLPFVINDGKWHHICITWTTRDGVWEAYQDGTQGGNGENLAPYHPIKPQGVLVLGQEQDTLGGGFDATQAFVGELAHFNIWDRKLTPGEVYNLATCSTKALSGNVIAWAESHIEIYGGATKWTFEACRQIN from the exons ATGCCGGCCGGCCGCGCCGCGCGCACCTGTGCGCTGCTCGCCCTCTGCGTCCTGGGCAGCGGGGCCCAGGATTTCGGGCCGACGCGCTTCATCTGCACCTCGGTGCCCGTGGACGCCGACATGTGCGCCGCGTCCGTGGCCGCCGGCGGCGCGGAGGAGCTCCGGAGCAACGTGCTGCAGCTCCGCGAGACCGTGCTGCAGCAGAAGGAGACCATCCTGAGCCAGAAGGAGACCATCCGCGAGCTGACCACCAAGCTGGGCCGCTGCGAGAGTCAGAGCACGCTGGACGCGAGCGCGGGCGAGGCGCGGACGGGCGGCGGCCGCAAGCAGCCCGGCTCGGGCAAGAACACCAACACCATGGGCGACCTGTCTCGGACGCCGGCCGCCGAGACGCTCAGCCAACTCGGGCAAACTTTGCAGTCGCTCAAAACCCGCCTGGAGAACCTCGAG CAGTACAGCCGGCTCAATTCCTCCAGCCAGACCAACAGCCTCAAGGATCTGCTGCAGAGCAAGATCGATGACCTGGAGAGGCAGGTGCTGTCTCGGGTGAACACTCTGGAGGAGGGCAAGGGGGGCTCCAAAAACGACACCGAGGAAAGGGTCAAGATCGAGAATGCCCTGACTTCCCTGCACCAGCGGATCAGCGAGCTTGAGAAAG GTCAGAAGGACAGCCGCCCCGGAGACAAGTTCCAGCTCACATTCCCACTGCGGACCAACTACATGTACGCCAAGGTGAAGAAGAGCCTGCCTGAGATGTACGCCTTCACGGTGTGCATGTGGCTCAAGTCCAGCGCGGCACCAGGGGTGGGCACGCCCTTCTCCTACGCGGTGCCCGGCCAGGCCAACGAGCTGGTCCTCATCGAGTGGGGCAACAACCCCATGGAGATCCTCATCAACGACAAG GTGGCCAAGCTGCCCTTCGTAATCAACGATGGCAAGTGGCACCACATCTGCATCACCTGGACCACCCGGGACGGGGTCTGGGAAGCCTACCAGGACGGCACCCAGGGAGGCAACGGCGAGAACCTGGCGCCCTATCACCCCATCAAGCCCCAAGGCGTGCTAGTGCTGGGCCAGGAGCAG GACACTCTGGGCGGTGGGTTTGATGCCACCCAAGCGTTCGTGGGCGAGCTGGCCCATTTCAACATCTGGGACCGCAAGCTGACCCCGGGGGAGGTGTACAACCTGGCCACCTGCAGCACGAAGGCCCTTTCCGGCAACGTCATCGCCTGGGCTGAGTCCCACATCGAGATCTACGGCGGAGCCACCAAGTGGACATTCGAAGCCTGTCGCCAGATCAACTGA